One part of the Vitis riparia cultivar Riparia Gloire de Montpellier isolate 1030 chromosome 15, EGFV_Vit.rip_1.0, whole genome shotgun sequence genome encodes these proteins:
- the LOC117932042 gene encoding uncharacterized protein LOC117932042 — MKRFMVMQPPSFNGEPNAEVCEHWLKMMKIILVRLDILEERRVSLAVYMLVDKADFWWESMKIVYNTEVMTWEEFERIFLSKCFGEVAKHAKRVEFEHLIQGTMLVLEYESRFLELSRFALGMISEEGEKTKRFQKGLRPTIRNRLVPLAIRDYFELVKMALLVEQDIEETNQIWEQMGDRKGKQRIWEVSRVLKEWLILEYVMVVEQETTYGGPAHCGVHSRLDLSLREVPSSSQ; from the exons ATGAAGAGATTCATGGTGATGCAACCTCCATCTTTTAATGGAGAGCCCAATGCGGAAGTATGTGAGCATTGGTTGaagatgatgaaaataattCTGGTGAGGCTGGACATACTTGAGGAAAGGAGGGTAAGTCTGGCGGTATACATGCTTGTTGACAAAGCTGATTTTTGGTGGGAATCAATGAAAATAGTGTACAACACAGAGGTGATGACTTGGGAGGAATTTGAGAGAATCTTTCTAAGCAAATGTTTTGGAGAGGTGGCTAAGCATGCCAAGAGGGTGGAATTTGAGCACCTCATCCAAGGAACTATGTTGGTGCTGGAGTATGAGTCTCGCTTTTTGGAGTTGTCTAGATTCGCTTTGGGGATGATTagtgaggaaggagaaaagaCCAAGAGATTCCAGAAGGGGTTGAGGCCTACTATTAGAAACAGATTAGTCCCGTTGGCTATAAGGGACTATTTTGAGTTGGTTAAGATGGCTCTGTTGGTGGAGCAAGACATTGAGGAAACCAACCAAATTTGGGAGCAAATGGGGGatagaaaagggaaacaaaGAATATGG GAGGTGAGTAGAGTGCTCAAAGAGTGGCTAATACTAGAGTATGTTATGGTTGTGGAACAGGAGACCACTTATGGAGGGCCTGCCCATTGCGGGGTGCACAGTAGGCTCGACCTCAGCCTCAGGGAGGTTCCTAGCAGCAGCCAATAG